The genomic window TAGCTTGTATAACTACTGGCTCGGAAACAGCTCCTAAAGGAGTAACTGTATATTCAAGAAGCACACATCCCTCTATTCCTCTTTCTGCAGCTCTTCTAGGATATTGCGGCGGAACTTGGAATATCGGAACATAAGAGCCATCCGCAAATACTCCTTGTCTTTTGGCCTTAAAATTAAAATTCAAATTCATGGCGTCATCAAAGTCGTCAACTGTCTCGATATCAACGTCTGGAGGTAGTTGATCAGGCTCAGGTTCAGCCTCATCGGGTCTTTCAAAATTATCGATAAGTTCTAAATCTTTTGGAGGCATTACAACGTCTACAATTTTTCGAGTTTTTACATCATCTAATGAGACGTCTCCAGTTGCAATTAGAACTGCCATTAACATCAAGGAAGCGATTGATATCGTTGTACCAGCAGCGGCAGAAAGCCCATATTTCTGGTAAACGTTGTCTAAATCAGTATTTAAAAATTTTTCAATCATTTAAAAATTAGGTTCTGACGCAATCGAAATATCAACCACTCCAGCTTCTCTAACTTCATCCATAACCGCAACTATTTTTTCGGCTGTTGATTTTACATCTGCTTGAATGACTACCGATCCTTGAGGGTTTTCAGCAATCAATCTAATTACATTAGCTTTGACCTGCCTCACGTCAATTCTTCTCCCGTCCATGTAAATTTCACCTGCGGCTCCTATAGCAATTAAAATGGCTGCATTTTCAGTAATCTC from SAR86 cluster bacterium includes these protein-coding regions:
- a CDS encoding energy transducer TonB; protein product: MIEKFLNTDLDNVYQKYGLSAAAGTTISIASLMLMAVLIATGDVSLDDVKTRKIVDVVMPPKDLELIDNFERPDEAEPEPDQLPPDVDIETVDDFDDAMNLNFNFKAKRQGVFADGSYVPIFQVPPQYPRRAAERGIEGCVLLEYTVTPLGAVSEPVVIQANPPGIFDRAATRAALRYKYKPLIRDGVAVAVEGVRQRITFILEGEGKGPGYVPQNCLEMI
- a CDS encoding biopolymer transporter ExbD — encoded protein: MRRSLINQAVEDTEEPNITPMLDVVFILLIFFIVTANFIKEPGLEINRPDSETSEITENAAILIAIGAAGEIYMDGRRIDVRQVKANVIRLIAENPQGSVVIQADVKSTAEKIVAVMDEVREAGVVDISIASEPNF